From a single Methanobacterium bryantii genomic region:
- a CDS encoding PAS domain S-box protein, with the protein MKGENKIEEQLIDELESLRRRIAELEKSEADLKQVEEALRESEERYRVLYDDNPSMYFTVDMKGIIASVNRFGAERLGYMPHELIGQSMILKVFYEKDREFAAQNLRYSLENYGQVFQWEQRKMRKDGSIIWVEETARAMKGLNGKIVVFIVCADITERKKAGKELLESEEKFRKLFNKADDIITLSMLQENMMPGRFIEVNKAAIQKLGYSTDEFLNMTPNDIVHPDVPVSVSEVASEMLKNGHSRHESILVTKDGSKIPVEVLTHFFKLRGKDVILAISRDIAERKKAEEKISRLADIVESSDDAIISQTFDGIITTWNKGAEKIYGYSAHEMIGKYVYILFDPSQYEKVERSMNKIKRGEKIAHYEAKRTRNDGKEIYVSANLSPIKNPEGQITGISVIARDITEHKKMEETLKESEEKFREIFNSVNDVMVLSEVKENGMPGQFIEVNNATIKKLGYNRDKLLNMAPTDLFTPDSQAKIPQIAIELQKKGYVTFESVSITKDRREIPVDVSVHFFKLRGEDVAIAIAHDITERKEAEKELFESEQKYKTLFNSTPDYTILVGVDGNLMDVNGAAQEVTGLSEENLVGKNFTELEILLGEEMHLHIEKVSQILKGRTVKPYESKFIDKNGETHYVETYLKPLKKNGKLFAFDVIAHDITKRKKAEDALKESEAKFRGIFNQADDMISLMNIGEDCKSARYIEVNEVGIKRLGYSREELLNMGPCKIDEGSKTSNRIEKLMRDGRARFETVHVSKDGNRIPVDVNIQFIDYDGKRAALEIVRDITESKKAEKEIKRSNRILNGITQIFREALTAETEEKLGKTCLNVCEEVTGSKFGFICEVNEEGTLDTTAISDPGWSECKMPQSDAVKFIKGMKIHGLYGGAVKLEKPVLTNDPASYPDSIGTPEGHPLITAYLGFPLKYGDKVIGVIGLANKKGGYTLEDQESVEILSVAIVEALMSFRSRNAVIEYRDQLEETVKELERSNYELQSFAYITSHDLQEPLRTIASFAQLIERRYKGKLDPDADEFIDFMVDGASRMKKMIQGLLDYSRVGTRGHEFREFKAETALSYALNNLGTAISEVNAEITSDPLPVVLADEDQIIRVFQNLIGNAIKFRREGVTPKIHVSVKRKHNEYVFSVSDNGIGLEEQYSDKIFEVFKRLHAIGEYQGAGIGLAIVKRIIDRHGGRIWVKSELGKGSTFYFTISISE; encoded by the coding sequence ATGAAGGGTGAAAATAAGATTGAAGAACAGCTTATTGATGAATTAGAAAGTTTGCGTCGAAGGATTGCTGAACTTGAAAAATCAGAAGCTGATCTTAAACAGGTAGAAGAGGCGCTGAGGGAAAGTGAAGAGCGGTATCGAGTATTATATGATGATAATCCTTCCATGTATTTTACTGTGGATATGAAAGGTATAATAGCATCTGTTAATCGTTTTGGGGCTGAAAGACTTGGCTATATGCCCCATGAGTTGATTGGCCAATCAATGATATTAAAAGTGTTTTACGAAAAAGACAGAGAATTCGCGGCACAAAACTTAAGATATTCCTTGGAAAATTATGGGCAAGTGTTTCAGTGGGAACAACGCAAAATGCGCAAGGACGGCAGCATAATATGGGTAGAAGAAACAGCCCGTGCCATGAAAGGATTAAATGGGAAAATTGTTGTTTTTATTGTATGTGCAGACATTACAGAACGTAAAAAGGCAGGAAAAGAGCTATTGGAAAGTGAGGAGAAATTCCGTAAACTTTTCAATAAAGCAGACGATATCATTACATTATCCATGTTACAGGAAAATATGATGCCTGGACGATTTATTGAAGTAAATAAGGCTGCAATTCAAAAATTAGGCTATAGTACTGATGAATTTTTAAATATGACTCCTAATGATATAGTCCATCCAGATGTACCAGTTTCTGTATCAGAAGTAGCATCAGAAATGCTAAAAAATGGACATTCAAGGCATGAAAGTATCTTGGTAACTAAGGATGGCTCTAAAATACCTGTTGAAGTTCTCACGCATTTTTTCAAGCTCAGAGGGAAAGATGTAATCCTTGCAATTTCCCGTGATATTGCGGAACGTAAAAAAGCTGAAGAGAAAATCAGCAGATTAGCAGACATTGTAGAGTCATCAGATGATGCAATAATCAGCCAAACATTTGATGGAATTATAACAACTTGGAATAAAGGCGCGGAAAAAATATATGGTTATTCAGCTCATGAAATGATTGGAAAATATGTATACATTTTATTTGATCCCTCCCAGTACGAAAAAGTAGAAAGAAGCATGAATAAAATTAAAAGAGGGGAGAAGATAGCTCATTATGAAGCCAAGAGAACGAGAAACGATGGTAAAGAAATATATGTATCAGCAAATCTGTCTCCTATCAAAAACCCTGAAGGACAAATTACTGGAATATCAGTAATTGCAAGAGATATTACTGAGCATAAAAAAATGGAAGAAACTTTAAAAGAAAGTGAGGAAAAATTCCGCGAAATATTCAATAGTGTAAATGATGTTATGGTCTTATCTGAAGTTAAAGAAAATGGAATGCCTGGACAGTTTATTGAGGTAAATAATGCTACAATTAAAAAATTGGGTTATAATAGGGACAAATTACTTAATATGGCGCCTACAGATTTATTCACGCCAGATAGTCAGGCTAAAATACCTCAAATTGCGATAGAACTTCAGAAAAAAGGATATGTTACATTTGAATCAGTCAGTATAACTAAAGATAGAAGAGAAATACCTGTTGATGTTAGTGTGCATTTTTTCAAGCTTAGAGGAGAAGATGTTGCCATTGCAATTGCTCATGATATTACAGAACGTAAAGAAGCAGAAAAAGAATTATTTGAAAGTGAACAAAAGTATAAGACTCTTTTTAATTCAACACCAGATTATACGATACTTGTGGGAGTAGATGGTAATTTAATGGATGTAAATGGGGCGGCACAAGAAGTCACTGGATTATCAGAGGAAAATTTAGTTGGCAAGAATTTTACAGAGCTTGAAATATTGCTTGGTGAAGAAATGCATTTACATATAGAAAAAGTTTCTCAGATTTTGAAAGGAAGAACCGTTAAACCATATGAATCAAAATTTATCGATAAAAATGGCGAAACACATTATGTTGAAACCTATTTAAAACCATTGAAAAAAAATGGTAAATTATTTGCTTTTGATGTGATAGCTCATGATATTACAAAACGCAAAAAAGCAGAAGACGCATTAAAGGAAAGTGAGGCAAAATTCCGTGGGATTTTTAATCAGGCGGATGATATGATTAGTTTAATGAATATTGGTGAGGATTGCAAGTCTGCACGGTATATTGAGGTAAATGAAGTAGGAATTAAAAGATTGGGTTATAGTAGGGAAGAATTACTTAATATGGGTCCTTGTAAGATAGATGAGGGGTCTAAAACATCAAATCGTATAGAAAAACTCATGAGAGATGGGCGTGCTCGATTTGAGACAGTTCATGTTTCTAAAGATGGAAATAGGATACCTGTAGATGTTAATATTCAATTTATAGATTATGATGGAAAGAGAGCCGCTCTTGAAATTGTTCGTGATATTACCGAAAGTAAAAAGGCAGAAAAAGAAATCAAACGAAGTAACCGGATATTAAATGGAATCACCCAAATATTCAGGGAAGCTTTAACTGCTGAAACCGAGGAAAAGCTTGGTAAAACCTGCCTTAATGTCTGTGAAGAAGTTACTGGCAGTAAATTTGGTTTTATTTGTGAAGTGAATGAAGAAGGAACCCTGGATACAACTGCAATTAGTGATCCTGGCTGGAGTGAATGTAAAATGCCTCAATCCGATGCAGTTAAATTTATTAAGGGCATGAAGATACATGGACTTTATGGAGGGGCAGTAAAGCTTGAAAAACCAGTTTTAACCAATGATCCTGCATCATATCCCGATAGCATTGGAACTCCTGAAGGTCATCCCCTTATAACAGCTTATCTTGGATTTCCACTGAAATATGGTGATAAAGTTATAGGAGTTATTGGCTTAGCAAATAAAAAGGGAGGATACACTCTTGAAGATCAGGAATCAGTAGAGATATTGTCTGTGGCAATTGTAGAGGCACTTATGAGTTTCAGATCAAGGAATGCAGTAATAGAATACAGAGATCAGCTTGAAGAAACAGTAAAAGAATTAGAACGTTCAAATTATGAATTGCAAAGCTTTGCTTATATTACAAGTCATGATTTGCAAGAACCATTGCGTACTATTGCCAGTTTTGCTCAGCTTATTGAAAGGCGTTATAAAGGTAAATTAGACCCTGATGCTGATGAATTCATAGACTTCATGGTTGATGGAGCATCCAGAATGAAAAAGATGATTCAGGGTTTGCTTGATTATTCTCGTGTTGGCACTCGTGGCCATGAATTTAGGGAATTTAAGGCTGAAACTGCTTTAAGTTATGCTTTAAATAATTTAGGAACTGCAATTAGTGAAGTTAATGCTGAAATAACGAGTGATCCACTTCCAGTAGTTTTAGCAGATGAAGATCAAATTATACGTGTATTTCAGAATTTAATAGGAAATGCAATAAAATTCCGCAGGGAAGGAGTAACACCTAAAATCCATGTGTCAGTTAAGAGAAAACATAATGAGTATGTTTTTTCAGTTAGTGATAATGGAATTGGGTTAGAAGAGCAATACAGTGATAAAATTTTTGAAGTATTCAAGCGATTACATGCTATTGGGGAGTATCAAGGTGCAGGAATTGGATTGGCAATTGTTAAAAGAATTATTGATCGTCATGGCGGACGTATTTGGGTTAAATCTGAACTGGGCAAGGGTTCGACTTTTTATTTTACAATATCTATTTCTGAATAA
- a CDS encoding rubredoxin, whose product MYMTPQKGDPDNEINPGTAFEDLPDEWICPLCGVGKDQFEPIE is encoded by the coding sequence ATGTATATGACCCCCCAAAAAGGAGACCCTGATAACGAAATAAACCCAGGAACTGCTTTTGAAGACCTACCAGATGAGTGGATTTGTCCATTATGTGGAGTAGGTAAAGATCAGTTTGAACCAATAGAATAA
- a CDS encoding ATP-binding protein, translated as MYSRMPEGALQAIDGKARLISDLFCDGLGACIGNCPQGAIEVEQREAEPYDEYKVMENVIKAGPNVIKAHLKHLNDHNQNEYLNQAIDFLNRNSLEVPDYEGENESQCGCPGSMMRDLSGRRSKSGNEPQVLSAELRNWPVQLQLLNPNVPYLRNADLVIAADCAPFAYPNFHQRFLKDKVLIIFCPKLDKTIEQYVDKLAEIFKKQDIKSITIVHMEVPCCSGIEVIVKRALEKAQKNIIIKDYTISIAGEII; from the coding sequence ATGTATTCCCGGATGCCTGAAGGGGCATTGCAAGCAATTGATGGAAAAGCAAGACTTATAAGTGATTTATTTTGTGATGGTTTAGGCGCTTGCATTGGAAATTGTCCGCAGGGCGCTATTGAAGTTGAGCAAAGAGAAGCTGAACCTTATGATGAATATAAAGTCATGGAAAATGTTATAAAAGCGGGTCCAAATGTAATTAAGGCCCATTTAAAACACTTAAATGATCATAACCAAAATGAGTATTTAAATCAGGCTATTGACTTTTTAAATAGAAATAGTTTGGAAGTTCCTGATTATGAAGGAGAAAATGAATCTCAATGTGGTTGTCCGGGCTCAATGATGAGAGATCTAAGTGGAAGGAGATCTAAAAGTGGTAATGAACCACAGGTTTTAAGTGCCGAGCTTAGAAACTGGCCAGTACAATTACAGCTTTTAAACCCAAATGTGCCTTATTTAAGAAATGCAGATTTAGTGATTGCAGCTGATTGTGCACCTTTTGCTTATCCTAATTTCCATCAAAGGTTTTTAAAAGATAAAGTTTTAATTATTTTCTGCCCTAAGCTTGATAAAACTATAGAACAGTATGTAGATAAATTAGCTGAAATTTTTAAAAAACAAGATATAAAATCAATCACTATTGTACATATGGAGGTTCCATGCTGTTCAGGTATTGAAGTTATAGTAAAAAGAGCATTAGAAAAGGCTCAAAAGAACATAATAATTAAAGATTATACTATTTCAATAGCAGGTGAAATAATATAA
- a CDS encoding TrmB family transcriptional regulator: protein MGLTEYESKAYLSLASFISATALEISETSGVPQSKIYEVLRSLAKKGFIEITRGKPLKYSVVPPQDIFEKSRIKIKEELDEAESEVKTIYENQIPKSQAPIWLIYGADKIVKKEIEIIGRAKNSLHIASGFMFQNEIEQLNNALNKSLRKGIQARIIAAPYNITDGEKIDISKGLNGLDCEIKTFQIPFIKAIIRDKKEMMLIFSKFNDGVVISQTAIGVWNQYSEFVETIADLYNLVWTMNLFKHYY, encoded by the coding sequence ATGGGACTTACAGAATATGAATCTAAAGCTTATTTGTCCTTAGCCTCTTTTATTTCGGCTACTGCTTTAGAGATCAGTGAAACTTCAGGTGTGCCTCAATCTAAAATATATGAGGTTCTTAGAAGCCTTGCAAAAAAAGGATTTATTGAAATTACAAGGGGAAAACCATTAAAATATAGTGTAGTACCTCCTCAGGATATTTTTGAAAAATCCAGAATTAAGATTAAGGAAGAACTTGATGAAGCTGAATCAGAGGTTAAAACCATTTATGAAAACCAGATACCCAAATCACAGGCTCCTATTTGGTTAATTTATGGAGCAGATAAAATTGTAAAAAAAGAAATTGAAATCATTGGACGTGCTAAAAATTCATTGCACATTGCATCAGGATTTATGTTCCAAAATGAAATTGAACAGTTAAATAACGCTTTAAATAAATCTTTAAGAAAAGGAATTCAAGCCAGAATAATAGCGGCACCCTATAATATCACTGATGGAGAAAAAATAGACATATCTAAAGGTTTAAATGGATTAGATTGTGAAATCAAAACTTTTCAAATACCATTTATAAAAGCAATAATACGTGATAAAAAAGAAATGATGCTAATATTTTCTAAATTTAATGATGGAGTTGTAATATCACAAACAGCAATTGGCGTATGGAACCAGTACTCAGAATTTGTAGAAACAATAGCAGACCTATATAATTTAGTTTGGACAATGAATCTCTTCAAACATTACTATTAA
- a CDS encoding 4Fe-4S binding protein: protein MKNHKIRIRTYILIALVIMLPVLFNLYSPVLLSLGIRNGIITASFIVFAVWFIISLFMGRSASCGYTCPYGALQELVGKYVLNKKPKHVKADKIRYIVFVFFFLMVSYFVLKIGGLKGVDLFAPNGNPQLVILIPAFIITIGLLSVLFGSRAFCRYLCPQGVFLTIGATLGRKIKMPSLHLISNHKDCSDCKLCDKSCPMGLNVSHMVKNNDMENPNCILCGECIEKCPKETINYSFSIKD from the coding sequence ATGAAAAATCATAAAATAAGGATAAGAACCTACATTTTAATAGCATTAGTGATAATGTTGCCTGTATTATTTAATCTCTATTCTCCTGTTCTATTGTCATTGGGAATTCGTAATGGAATAATTACAGCAAGCTTTATTGTTTTTGCAGTGTGGTTCATTATATCATTATTTATGGGTAGATCAGCATCATGTGGTTATACATGTCCCTATGGGGCATTACAAGAATTAGTAGGTAAATATGTTCTAAATAAGAAACCAAAACATGTAAAAGCAGATAAAATAAGGTATATTGTTTTTGTGTTTTTCTTTTTAATGGTTTCCTATTTTGTTTTAAAGATTGGAGGTTTGAAAGGGGTGGATCTATTTGCTCCAAATGGCAATCCACAACTAGTTATTTTAATACCTGCTTTCATTATAACAATTGGTCTTTTATCTGTACTTTTTGGAAGTAGAGCATTCTGCAGATATCTATGTCCACAAGGAGTTTTTTTAACAATAGGGGCAACATTAGGTAGAAAAATTAAAATGCCATCTCTACATTTAATATCAAACCATAAAGACTGTTCAGATTGTAAATTATGTGATAAATCATGCCCTATGGGTTTAAATGTCAGCCACATGGTTAAAAACAACGATATGGAAAATCCAAATTGCATATTATGTGGTGAATGTATAGAAAAATGCCCTAAGGAAACTATTAATTACTCATTTAGCATTAAAGATTAA
- a CDS encoding cupin domain-containing protein: MKIVEVANVESSPNPHGVDARKIYDTENAVAVHMTLKPGESLKKHITPVDVFFYVLEGNGIVEIGDEKKNVVKNTLIESPAKIPHCWYNEDKKDLRILIVKVPRPMKSTKVI; the protein is encoded by the coding sequence ATGAAGATAGTAGAAGTTGCAAATGTTGAATCCTCTCCAAATCCACATGGAGTGGACGCACGTAAGATATATGATACTGAAAATGCAGTAGCAGTTCATATGACATTAAAGCCTGGAGAGTCATTGAAAAAACATATTACACCTGTTGATGTATTTTTCTATGTTCTCGAAGGTAATGGTATTGTAGAAATAGGTGATGAAAAAAAGAATGTTGTAAAAAACACACTGATAGAAAGTCCAGCGAAAATACCACACTGTTGGTATAATGAGGACAAAAAAGATCTTCGTATTCTTATTGTTAAAGTTCCAAGACCAATGAAATCTACAAAAGTAATTTAG
- a CDS encoding TetR/AcrR family transcriptional regulator: protein MTISRKQREREQRRNGLIDAAKKLFFERGYDNVTMDEIADEAEVNKALLYYYFKNKEALFFAVDLRGVRILHELYVKCSNLDVDGYTKIKSMIQSLFEFSKDYPDYFRIYRYARTERFQMSDNKDAKELVDLTTGIWRIMVEAILQGMKDGTIRKDVDPVEMSIYINVMSMSALNIDIGFKLILEGRGIHPDKFWKDLQRFLDPAITNPSLQD, encoded by the coding sequence ATGACTATTTCCAGAAAACAACGAGAAAGAGAACAAAGACGCAATGGACTCATAGATGCTGCAAAAAAGCTTTTCTTTGAGAGGGGTTACGATAATGTTACAATGGACGAAATAGCAGATGAGGCTGAGGTTAATAAAGCACTGCTTTACTACTACTTCAAGAATAAGGAAGCGCTGTTTTTTGCTGTTGATCTTCGTGGAGTTAGAATATTGCATGAACTGTATGTAAAATGTTCTAATCTTGATGTTGATGGCTATACTAAAATAAAATCAATGATTCAAAGCCTTTTTGAATTTTCTAAAGATTATCCAGATTATTTCCGTATTTATCGTTATGCGAGGACAGAAAGGTTCCAGATGAGTGATAATAAAGATGCAAAAGAACTTGTAGATCTGACAACTGGAATATGGAGAATCATGGTTGAAGCGATACTTCAAGGAATGAAGGATGGAACCATTCGAAAAGACGTAGATCCTGTAGAAATGTCTATTTATATTAATGTTATGAGTATGAGTGCTTTAAATATCGATATAGGTTTTAAACTTATATTGGAAGGTAGAGGAATACATCCCGACAAATTCTGGAAAGATTTACAACGATTTTTAGACCCTGCAATTACAAACCCATCTTTACAGGATTAA